Proteins from one Cryptomeria japonica chromosome 4, Sugi_1.0, whole genome shotgun sequence genomic window:
- the LOC131029480 gene encoding cytochrome c oxidase copper chaperone 2, with the protein MGLEVEVSRNPEKTREWKGDGNANVTEEAKSAVKKPQKKICCACPDTKRLRDECIAEHGQDACTKWIDAHLQCLRAEGFKV; encoded by the coding sequence ATGGGACTTGAAGTGGAGGTCTCCAGAAACCCTGAAAAAACAAGGGAATGGAAAGGAGATGGGAATGCGAATGTAACAGAGGAGGCAAAGTCAGCGGTGAAGAAACCCCAGAAAAAGATATGTTGTGCTTGTCCGGATACTAAAAGGCTTAGAGATGAATGCATTGCTGAGCACGGGCAGGATGCCTGCACCAAATGGATTGATGCCCACCTTCAGTGCCTCAGGGCGGAGGGATTCAAG